In the genome of Pelmatolapia mariae isolate MD_Pm_ZW linkage group LG4, Pm_UMD_F_2, whole genome shotgun sequence, the window TTCTCTGAGGCAGGGGGTGAGGTTAGGGAGTCATTATGGAGCAGCAGGGATAGTACCAGAGGACCATGCTCATCACTCACGAGCCACAGATCATCTAGTTGAGTAAAATCTTTCAGCCGCCTCGTCCTCCATATAGAGTAATGTAACCACCGGGAAGTTAATTGTGGTCCAGCAGATTAATTTGTCTTCACATCGATGCatcaaagcacttttttcttaCTGTTTTACTGTAAATTCTAAGTGTTTCTTCTATACTGTGTCATATTATTAATACTGTATGTGAGGGCCTTCACTTGCCTTTCTCTGTATCAGCATGATTTtcagctgaaaataaaatgaatgctAAATATGCAGCATGGGCTCCATTTGTTCATTTAGTAGCAGCAAATTCGTTTTTTGCTGGTTAATTGGGTGCTTGTTAAAGAGGTCGGGTTTTTGTTGTGAATGTTTCTGCAGCTGACAGTGACTCATTGCTGTTTGTGTCTCATTTCTCACAGCACACTCATCTTCCCCGTCCTCCTGTGTGCACTTTAGGTGCTTTAGTAATGAAGATAAATCCTTTGTTTACTGTCTGGTGTTAATCTGCACTCAGAgacactttgttaggtacaccttagTGGTCCTGAGTTGGGCCCCCCTTTGCCCTTTAGAACTACTTAGTTCATTGTGGCGTAGATTCAACATTTAACATCCTAAAGGTGCTCTGTGGTGACTGGAGAAATCTCAGCAGATGAGCATTTTCTGAAATGCTCAAAGCTGCCCCTCTGACACTGAGAACCAaagttcaaagtcacttaaatcacctttcttgaTGCTCACTTTAAACTTGAGCAGGTCTTCTTGACtctgtctacatgcctaaatgcatttgGGTTGCTGCCATGTGTTTGGCTGACTAGATATTGTTGGACAGGTttaacaggtgtacctaacaaagtggctgtTGAGTGTGTAACAGTCCAGGTTTTCATAGATGTCTGACTTCACAGGCAGTCAGACAAAAttcttaataaaatataaattaaattttcttctgtttgtaaTTATCAACACATCAATCCAGAAAGAAAGAATATTGATTATTAAATGTATATTACAGAAAGCTTAACAATTAATATTACATATAGTTGAAAataagtttcttttcttttggggggtttaattttgaaaatgactcacaaaaaatgttttcacctGTCATTCATTTCAACTGCCTGTAAGTTTCCTTTGCATTTGGTTTAAGGAAAAGGACATACAGCAAGCAAAATAGGACTAACTAAGACAGACGGGCTAGTGGCTCTTGGGGTCCTCCATAGAGGGTGAATAAACGGTGAATTATTGAGATAAGAAGGAAGGAATATCGATGATTATAACAAATAAATTAATACATAAAGTTACTTAAATGAAACGGATTTGTTTGGAAACTGAGACGAAACCCACTGCAtcttaaaaacacattaattggtggttttgtatttaaaatactttgtATTTACTGTGTTCGTTTGTGATTGTCTGGCATACGTTTTACTGGCTAATCTAAGCTCTCTTATGAAATgataatttttcatttcttaattttttaaaaattattttttatgaagACGGAACTTCTCCTTACACGGAACAAAATCACGCTGGCTGTTCCCACGGACCATTTTATGTCCGGACCAAGAGAGCGTCGGAAGCTCTGCACCTTGCTTGCGGAGGTCAAGTAGCGGCAGTTCTCTTCTGGGGAGTTTTCAGGTATTTAATGTAGACAtttaatgattttaaacacTTTCGATAGTAGCTCACTGCTATGGGTAACAAATGCTTGGAACGACTTATAACTGGTGTTGTTTAGCACGGAGCCGGGAACACCGGCTAACCGGATGCTCTCCATTTGATTGCAGTTTTATTTAGTTTCTCTAACAGGTCAAAGACATAATTCAAGATCAGCTATGACatgatttcttattttctttcttttttttcaggatAATTGCTGACCCGTGTCTATCGGAGCTGTGAGGGAGACACCGCAGTTATGGTGAAGAAGAAGAGACTTCGCCTCATCGCGGAGATGGCTCGGAAGATCCGGGCGTACAGAGAGCTCAAGTCCCGGCCCCGGGAGTCCCAGAAGTACGCCTTGGATTACGAGACAATGAAGCGGCCCTTCACGGGGAAGATGCTGCCGGTGTTAGCATGGCAGGATGTCCGCAGGGAGAGCCGCCTCTTCTCCCTGCTGGCCGGGATGAGGCTGTTCGGAGTGGGCCGACTCTTCACCCGCAAATCCTGGCTGGAGGACCACTCCGAGCCCAGCTACTGGCAGATCACCAAGGTCAAGGTGGACTACACATCCGAGGTGAGAGCATGGAGCCTGCGCACTGTTATGTTAGATAAAAGTGAGATTCCTGTTACTAAAGGAATGGAAACTATTCCTTGTGTTTTGTAGAACATGGATCACGGCAAAGCGTGGGGCATCCTTACTTATAAAGGTAAGATTAGTTTTATctattgatgatgatgataataataataataataatagcactGTTTATGGTCATTGTAGCCTGTGTtgtcttatttgtttttactgtaacagCCATTTTTAATCAGTATTTTATGAATATCTGTGTTGCCTGAAATGTGTGATTTGGTAAATATTCTCCAAACAAACTATCGTTTGCAGGGAAAAAGGAGAGCGAGGTCAAAGAGATGGACAAGGTGATGTACCATGACTGGCGCCTGATTCCCAAACACATGGAGCAGCAGTTTAAGGACTTTGAGCCTCTGCCCGAGCCGCCCGTCCGATACGTCGCCTACCCCCCCCTGCTCCGCGCAATGCTGCTGGCGCAACAGAAGAAAGCAGGAGGCAGCAGAGCGGCAGAGGAGCCCGTCCTGCCTTTAAAGAGGGATGTTCTACTTAACAAAGACTATTTCCAGACGCAGGAACAAGAGCgacagaggaaagaggggaCCGCGGTGTAATGGTTTCACTTGAATGTTCACGAATCTTGGATATTTTTGGACTAGATCATTGTTGACAAATACTTCTCAATATCTGGCTGAATCTTCCACTCAGAATACTTCTCTGTGGGTCTGATGCAGGcccttgtatgtgtgtgttattgttGTATGCTGAATATTAAATTTGAGATGAAGTGTAGCCCCTTTTAAgttatttctgttgtttttatgtgcAGGTAATTACAGCTGCATCACAGTACAGTCCACAGCAAACTTGTAACTTTGACTTGGATATATTCTGGTTAAGATCTGAGAACTTTTATACTCTGATAAGGCTGCTTGGCCTTATCAGAGGCCAAGCAGCCTTATCAGTATATGTCAGATTCagacatataaataataaatgaaagcatCTGTTCATCAACTATCTCAACAACTATTCATCTGATCTGCTTAAAAATGTGCATATCTATTGCTGGGGACCAAGGTGGAGATTGGGGTCAGTACAGCTCCTGGGTGTGAAAAGTCACATCACTGTCTTACATGAGTATAATGGCCAGCTGGCAGCACACTCCTCTAGTTACAAAAACAATTTCAACAAACAAAGTTGAAATGTTGAGATACCTAATTTAAAATTTCAAGATAATCTGAAAATTTGAATCACAATTGTACAAAACAATTTTTCCATAAGCTACCCATCTGTCATCACACTTgttttcaaaacaccaagacaGAGCCGtaaaaaagcacagctttaaaAAACAGGTGACGTTAAGGTGGTGTCCATCTTCcatatacagtctgtgtttcTCCCCATTATTGGGTAAATAGGTGAAGCCTTTCAATCAGGCAGCAAGCTAAGACCCCCACCTCAGCCTGCTGCCTCACCATGGGCAACTCCATCAATGTGTtctgtttaattacattttatatacaAATGAGGACAGAAATATTAGTCCCCCTATTAAATTTCATTtacaaaaagaaggaaaaaagtagCTCCCAAATAATGTTAAACTATACAAGTTTTTTCAAACACAGATTTTCTAAACATCACAGTCTTATTTTGGATgcttacattattttattttgcacacagaaacaaaattatTTCGCAAAAAGGCCAAAatgatttaaaagtaaaatttttaaattaaaatgacaacaacacacCATTATGAATTACTGCTCCATACataattcatttctttttacatATCTCAAACGTATTATTCATGACCCTATTATCATCATATTTTCACTTCCGAATattgcaaaataaatttataggTTAGCCTTCCCCAAAGgtttctctctttatttttgCCTATCAATTGTGACCGTTTGTGCGTCTGCATTCATGTTGGAATGAATGTCTGACTGTGTGCTTGATTATGTGTCTCTTTGTTTGAACATGTATATTTCTCATGTGGTTTTTGTTCAAACTGTGAAGAACTCtgtaactttgtgtttttaatagtgTTGTACAAACAAAGTTAACATTTCCAGTTATCACAATAtgtgattgcagttcttgctgcccaGCGTGGCACAGCCAGTTATTAGGCACATGAGGCAACTAtatttcacacagggccaggtagATTTGATTAACTTTTTTCCTTAATAAATGATACCTTCACTTAAAAACACCATTTTGTATTTAGTTAGGTTATCTTTGGctaattttaaaatttgtttccTGATCTGAAACGTGAAGTGtgacaaatgtgcaaaacaaaataaaataaaatattcacagCACTGTAGGAAAAAGAGTTAAAATATACTAGATGATGCCACCTGTCTACCACCTACaaactatctatctatctatctatctatctatctatctatctatctagtatgtatgtgtgtgtgttttctagtTTCTGTTTACATTCAGCACACAGTAATGATTTGTGaatacatgaaataaaaacacaatgtaGAAACACGCATGTAATACAACCTGGAATATTCCAGCT includes:
- the mrps34 gene encoding 28S ribosomal protein S34, mitochondrial, coding for MVKKKRLRLIAEMARKIRAYRELKSRPRESQKYALDYETMKRPFTGKMLPVLAWQDVRRESRLFSLLAGMRLFGVGRLFTRKSWLEDHSEPSYWQITKVKVDYTSENMDHGKAWGILTYKGKKESEVKEMDKVMYHDWRLIPKHMEQQFKDFEPLPEPPVRYVAYPPLLRAMLLAQQKKAGGSRAAEEPVLPLKRDVLLNKDYFQTQEQERQRKEGTAV